The genomic stretch CGAAATTCGAATCCGCCTTGGTCGGCACGCTGGGCTATTGCGGTCCGGAAGTGCTGTACAAGGCCGTGCTCGGGGTTCGCGCCGCCGCCGCGCGGCCGATGTGGTTCGACCACGCCATCGATCTGGGTTGCGGCACCGGCCTTGCCGCAGGCGCCTTCGCGGCGGTCGTGGGCGAGTTCATCGGCATCGATCTGTCGCCGCGAATGATCGAGCGCGCTTGCGCCACCGGGCTCTATGCCGAACTCGAAGTGGCGGAGATCGTCGACGGCCTCGAACGCCGGGGCGCCGCCGGCGCCGATCTGGTGATCGCCGCCGATGTGCTGATCTATCTGCACGAGCTCGGCCCGGTGCTGGCGCAAATCGCGCGGGTGCTGGCGCCGGACGGGGTGCTGGCCTTCACCGCCGAGAGCCATGATGCTGACGGCGTGATCCTGGGGCCGGGGCTGCGCTACGCCCACAGCGAGAGCTATCTGCGCGTCGCGATTGCCGGCGCGGGCCTTCGGCTGCAACGGCTGGATCGGATGTCGACCCGCCAGGAGGGCGGCGTCGCGGTGCCGGGCCTGGTTGCGATCGCGACCAGGATCTGATCGCGCAAGATCCGATCCCCGCAAGCGGCGCCACAAACAAAAACCCCGGCCGTGAGGCCGGGGTTGAAGTTTACGGGAGAAAGAAAGGCTCAGTAGCGCGCGACGGTCGGCGAATTGAAGTGATAATTCAGGCCGGTGCGGAGCACATGCTCGGTGACATCAGTGGTGAACGTTGTTGTTCCTGATCCCTGAGTTTGCGAGCCAAGATCAACGTAGAGATATTCAGTCTTGGAGGTCCAGTTCGGTCCGAACAGCCCGAGCGGATTGAACGGGGTCTCGATGCCGCCGCCGACGGCATAGCCGGTCTGGGTGTTCGACACCTCGGCAGT from Rhodopseudomonas sp. BAL398 encodes the following:
- a CDS encoding methyltransferase domain-containing protein gives rise to the protein MPARLFMSSGDMIADRRFDFARDLQLRGDLVAAEDLFVQATDLAPGFATAWFTLGEVREQLGDRAGAIIAFGHAQSSDEGDRNGAGLRLMRLGAASLATMPPTYVTALFDQYAPKFESALVGTLGYCGPEVLYKAVLGVRAAAARPMWFDHAIDLGCGTGLAAGAFAAVVGEFIGIDLSPRMIERACATGLYAELEVAEIVDGLERRGAAGADLVIAADVLIYLHELGPVLAQIARVLAPDGVLAFTAESHDADGVILGPGLRYAHSESYLRVAIAGAGLRLQRLDRMSTRQEGGVAVPGLVAIATRI